From Brucella pseudogrignonensis, a single genomic window includes:
- a CDS encoding putative adhesin has product MEESTLHSINIEERFIIDEPISEINLNKKFKKNNEFKEHTSFNNSFSNKNHHVNNDEYEKKIYKDIIIKSKKGGSATKAILTGHGGYTPRRYGIFPGSGKIELPSNIRVHFFTREGGLSVRNTLKNILAEDFNIYETIGEHEKIINYSLTKDKYTDGILPNEYYDIITIPDHIKTHFNELLKTISKTNHIYTDIYYTCCRVNKLNPIIISPPITHL; this is encoded by the coding sequence ATGGAAGAATCAACGCTTCATTCCATTAATATAGAAGAACGATTTATAATAGACGAACCTATTTCAGAAATTAATTTAAATAAAAAATTTAAAAAAAATAACGAATTCAAAGAACACACATCTTTCAATAATTCATTTTCCAATAAAAACCATCATGTAAATAATGATGAATATGAAAAAAAAATTTACAAAGATATTATCATAAAGTCAAAAAAAGGGGGATCGGCAACAAAGGCCATATTAACAGGCCACGGAGGCTACACCCCCCGCCGCTATGGAATTTTTCCTGGGTCCGGGAAAATCGAATTGCCTTCCAATATAAGAGTTCATTTTTTCACACGTGAAGGGGGCCTTAGCGTTCGCAATACATTAAAAAATATCTTAGCAGAAGATTTTAATATTTATGAAACAATTGGTGAGCATGAGAAAATAATAAACTATTCATTAACAAAAGACAAATACACGGATGGTATTTTACCGAATGAATATTATGACATAATAACAATACCTGATCATATTAAAACTCACTTTAATGAATTATTAAAAACCATATCCAAAACAAACCATATTTATACGGATATATATTACACATGCTGCCGGGTTAATAAACTAAATCCTATAATTATAAGCCCGCCAATAACGCATTTATAA
- a CDS encoding porin, with the protein MRVKHFLCASAAVFSFVSVAQAADAIVAPEPEAVEYVRVCDAYGAGYFYIPGTETCLRIHGYVRADIKGGDNVYAKTLGARDRDTYDYLTRFSLRFSTASETELGTLKTYTEARFQYQNGADAGSTGTLRYGYIQLGGLRVGLDESAFVTFTGYLGDVINDDVILAGGTRTNAISYTFKGGNGFSAIIALEQGGNGDSNGSVTIDDYTPHVVGGLKYAQGWGSIAGVAAYDALNEKWMGKVRLDVNVTEQFSIWGQGAYKSNDDHYIAGVRQIDSFYGTWGGDWAVWGGAKYKFNKKTAFNIQAAYEEAGRFAGTMNVAYTIVPGFTITPEVSYTKWNDDRSVLKGKDAVQGMVRFQRSF; encoded by the coding sequence ATGAGGGTTAAGCATTTTCTCTGCGCTTCGGCTGCAGTATTTTCATTCGTATCAGTTGCACAGGCTGCTGACGCGATTGTTGCACCAGAGCCAGAAGCAGTAGAATATGTTCGCGTTTGCGATGCATACGGCGCTGGCTATTTCTACATTCCAGGCACCGAAACCTGCCTGCGCATCCACGGCTACGTTCGTGCAGACATCAAGGGTGGCGACAATGTCTATGCCAAGACACTTGGCGCTCGTGATCGCGACACCTATGACTACCTGACCCGTTTCTCGCTCCGCTTCTCGACCGCTTCGGAAACCGAACTCGGCACACTGAAGACCTATACTGAAGCCCGCTTCCAGTACCAGAATGGCGCCGATGCTGGCTCGACCGGCACTCTGCGTTATGGCTACATACAGCTCGGCGGCCTGCGCGTTGGTCTTGATGAATCCGCTTTCGTTACCTTCACCGGCTACCTCGGCGACGTCATCAATGACGACGTGATCCTCGCTGGTGGCACCCGCACCAACGCGATCAGCTACACTTTCAAGGGCGGCAATGGCTTCTCGGCGATCATCGCGCTTGAACAGGGTGGCAATGGCGATTCCAACGGCTCCGTCACCATCGACGACTACACACCGCATGTTGTCGGTGGCCTGAAATATGCTCAGGGCTGGGGTTCGATCGCTGGTGTTGCAGCTTACGACGCGCTCAATGAAAAGTGGATGGGCAAGGTTCGCCTCGACGTGAACGTAACCGAACAGTTCTCGATCTGGGGACAGGGCGCTTACAAGTCGAATGACGACCACTACATTGCTGGCGTTCGTCAGATCGACAGCTTCTATGGCACATGGGGCGGCGATTGGGCTGTCTGGGGCGGCGCGAAGTACAAGTTCAACAAGAAGACAGCCTTCAACATTCAGGCCGCCTATGAAGAAGCTGGCCGTTTTGCAGGCACGATGAACGTTGCCTACACCATCGTACCGGGCTTCACCATTACGCCGGAAGTGTCCTACACCAAGTGGAACGATGATCGTTCGGTCCTCAAGGGCAAAGACGCTGTTCAGGGCATGGTTCGCTTCCAGCGCTCGTTCTAA
- the ribB gene encoding 3,4-dihydroxy-2-butanone-4-phosphate synthase, with the protein MSYNQKQVVDALRAFERGEIVVVMDDDGRENEGDLIVAAVHCTPEKMAFIVRYTSGIVCTPMTREEAKRLNLAPMVAENESAHTTAFTVTVDYRHGTTTGISAEDRTLTVRNLANPNAGASDFVRPGHIFPLIAREGGVLMRSGHTEAAVDLCKLANLPPIGVICELINDDGTVMRGPDVKAFAEKHALHRVTVADLIAYRQRKETLVKRINDAPVTTCAGPAHAYTYELPWEPMQHVAIVFGDIRDGEEVPVRLHREDVLSDVFGNGGSNLDEIMKRMGKEGRGVLVYLREDSVGVRSDHRDARAREALLGEHEAHAEAVAREEEWRQIGLGAQILKDLGITSIVLLASRERHYVGLEGFGINITRTEII; encoded by the coding sequence ATGAGCTATAATCAGAAACAGGTCGTTGATGCGCTGCGCGCTTTCGAGCGTGGCGAAATTGTTGTCGTGATGGATGATGACGGACGTGAGAACGAAGGCGATCTTATCGTTGCTGCCGTGCACTGTACGCCGGAAAAGATGGCCTTCATCGTGCGTTATACGTCGGGTATCGTCTGCACGCCGATGACGCGCGAAGAAGCCAAGCGCCTCAATCTGGCGCCGATGGTCGCGGAAAATGAGTCCGCACACACGACGGCTTTCACCGTCACTGTTGATTACCGCCACGGCACCACAACCGGCATTTCTGCTGAAGATCGCACGCTGACTGTGCGCAACCTCGCAAACCCGAATGCCGGTGCTTCCGATTTTGTGCGTCCGGGCCATATTTTCCCGCTGATCGCGCGAGAAGGTGGCGTGTTGATGCGCTCTGGCCATACAGAAGCGGCTGTTGATCTGTGCAAACTCGCAAATCTGCCGCCAATTGGGGTGATTTGTGAGCTGATCAATGATGATGGAACCGTCATGCGTGGCCCTGACGTAAAAGCATTTGCTGAAAAGCATGCGCTTCATCGGGTAACGGTGGCTGATCTCATCGCCTATCGTCAGCGCAAGGAAACACTGGTCAAGCGCATTAACGATGCGCCCGTCACGACTTGCGCTGGTCCGGCTCATGCCTATACCTACGAGTTGCCGTGGGAGCCGATGCAGCATGTCGCTATTGTGTTTGGTGATATTCGGGATGGCGAAGAAGTGCCTGTCCGTCTGCATCGTGAAGATGTGCTGAGCGATGTGTTCGGTAATGGCGGCAGCAATCTCGACGAGATCATGAAACGCATGGGCAAAGAAGGCCGCGGCGTTCTGGTTTATCTGCGTGAAGATTCGGTTGGCGTGCGTTCTGATCACCGCGATGCGCGGGCGCGAGAAGCGTTGCTTGGTGAACACGAGGCCCATGCAGAAGCCGTTGCCCGTGAAGAAGAATGGCGTCAGATTGGCCTTGGTGCGCAGATACTCAAAGATCTTGGCATCACGTCGATTGTGCTGCTGGCTTCACGTGAGCGTCACTATGTTGGTCTGGAAGGTTTCGGCATCAACATCACGCGCACGGAAATCATTTGA
- a CDS encoding RES family NAD+ phosphorylase, with protein MVSGLAEKRQVDWPQTFRIIRSIHPPIDLFEDIADPRDWEALASVEEKTNPRIRFEIGDLGKVPADRRVAGQGATYVMAPFVHCSITRPGRFSDGSYGIYYAADREEVAVAETIHHHEKFMRATREEPGWTSDFRVLIGSIERELDDVSKVPGVLDPVDYTASHIEGRELRAAGSQGLVWPSVRMHGGFCIGIFWPDVITIPVQGRHYSYHWDGTRVDYIRQYDTGTILSVI; from the coding sequence ATGGTAAGCGGACTGGCTGAGAAACGGCAGGTCGACTGGCCGCAGACATTTCGCATCATCCGCTCCATTCATCCGCCGATTGATCTGTTTGAAGATATCGCAGACCCGCGTGACTGGGAGGCGCTGGCCTCGGTCGAGGAAAAAACCAATCCGCGCATACGGTTTGAAATTGGCGATCTTGGCAAAGTTCCGGCCGACAGGCGCGTGGCAGGGCAGGGGGCAACTTATGTCATGGCGCCTTTCGTGCATTGTTCGATAACCCGCCCCGGACGTTTCAGCGATGGCAGTTACGGCATTTATTATGCCGCTGATCGCGAAGAGGTGGCAGTGGCTGAAACCATTCACCATCATGAAAAATTCATGCGTGCAACCCGCGAAGAGCCGGGCTGGACTTCAGATTTTCGAGTGCTGATCGGAAGCATCGAAAGGGAACTGGACGATGTAAGTAAAGTACCGGGTGTGCTGGATCCCGTTGACTATACGGCGTCTCATATTGAGGGCAGGGAGTTGCGCGCGGCGGGGAGTCAAGGGCTTGTCTGGCCGAGTGTGCGGATGCACGGAGGTTTTTGCATCGGGATTTTCTGGCCGGACGTTATAACAATTCCTGTTCAGGGCCGACATTACAGCTATCATTGGGATGGAACCCGTGTCGATTATATTCGCCAATACGACACGGGCACAATTCTATCCGTGATCTGA
- the aroC gene encoding chorismate synthase, with product MSHNSFGHLFRVTTWGESHGIALGCVVDGCPPGITFTEAEIQSYLDKRKPGQSKYTTQRREPDQVRVLSGVILSDDGVTMTTTGTPISMMIENTDQRSKDYGDIARQYRPGHADYAYDVKYGIRDYRGGGRSSARETAARVAAGAIARKVVPGLQVRGALVSMGVHDIDRARWDWNEVDNNPFFTPDAGSVEVFAEYLDGIRKNGSSIGAIIEIVAEGVPAGIGAPIYGKLDQDIASYLMSINAVKGVEIGNGFEAARLTGEENADEMRIGNDGQPVFLSNQAGGVLGGIATGAPVISRFAVKPTSSILTPRKSIDALGKEVDVMTKGRHDPCVGIRAVPIGEAMVACAIADHYLRHRGQTGRV from the coding sequence ATGTCTCATAACAGTTTCGGTCATCTGTTCCGCGTAACCACCTGGGGTGAAAGCCACGGAATTGCGCTTGGTTGTGTCGTGGATGGCTGCCCACCCGGCATCACATTTACCGAGGCCGAAATTCAGTCCTATCTCGATAAGCGTAAGCCGGGTCAGTCGAAATATACGACGCAGCGCCGCGAGCCGGATCAGGTTCGCGTGCTGTCCGGTGTGATTCTGAGCGACGACGGCGTGACCATGACCACGACTGGCACGCCAATTTCGATGATGATCGAAAACACCGATCAGCGTTCCAAGGATTATGGCGATATTGCCCGGCAGTACCGCCCGGGTCATGCCGATTATGCTTACGACGTCAAATACGGCATTCGCGATTATCGTGGCGGCGGGCGCTCTTCGGCGCGTGAAACCGCAGCACGCGTTGCAGCCGGTGCTATTGCGCGTAAGGTTGTTCCGGGCTTGCAGGTGCGCGGCGCGCTGGTCTCGATGGGCGTGCATGACATTGATCGCGCGCGGTGGGACTGGAACGAAGTCGATAACAACCCGTTTTTCACGCCGGATGCCGGTTCGGTTGAGGTTTTTGCCGAATATCTCGATGGTATTCGTAAAAATGGCTCTTCCATCGGTGCGATTATCGAAATCGTGGCGGAAGGCGTTCCTGCTGGTATTGGTGCGCCGATTTACGGCAAGCTCGATCAGGATATTGCAAGTTATCTGATGTCGATCAATGCCGTGAAGGGCGTTGAGATCGGCAATGGTTTTGAAGCCGCACGTCTGACGGGCGAAGAAAATGCTGACGAAATGCGCATCGGCAATGACGGTCAGCCGGTGTTCCTGTCCAATCAGGCAGGCGGCGTTCTGGGTGGCATTGCAACCGGTGCGCCGGTTATCTCGCGTTTCGCAGTAAAGCCAACATCGTCAATCCTGACACCGCGCAAGTCGATTGATGCGCTGGGCAAGGAAGTGGATGTGATGACCAAGGGTCGTCATGATCCTTGCGTGGGTATCCGCGCTGTGCCGATTGGCGAAGCGATGGTCGCTTGCGCCATTGCCGATCATTATCTGCGCCATCGGGGACAGACAGGACGGGTATAA
- a CDS encoding DedA family protein yields MGFIDHYIAAYGAFAILVIVYFESFGAPLPGESALIACSLLALNGTLNIEHVLIAVFIGAVLGDTTGYIIGRYGGRALILKYGHRVKLTPERLEQFEKMFETKGIYVVATARFVVLLRQLNGIIAGSMKMPPLHFMAANIVGAFGWTLVWGLGPYLLSGVLAPYVIHIKNMIH; encoded by the coding sequence ATGGGTTTCATTGATCACTACATCGCAGCCTATGGTGCCTTTGCTATATTGGTTATCGTGTATTTTGAATCCTTTGGTGCGCCGCTTCCCGGTGAAAGTGCTTTGATCGCATGTTCTCTGCTTGCGCTGAATGGCACATTGAACATAGAGCACGTGCTGATTGCTGTGTTTATCGGAGCCGTTCTAGGAGATACGACCGGCTACATCATCGGGCGTTATGGCGGCCGCGCATTGATCTTGAAATATGGTCATCGCGTGAAACTCACACCGGAGCGGCTCGAACAATTTGAGAAAATGTTCGAAACAAAAGGCATCTATGTCGTTGCCACTGCGCGCTTCGTTGTACTGTTACGACAGTTGAACGGCATTATCGCCGGTTCAATGAAAATGCCGCCGCTGCATTTTATGGCCGCAAATATTGTCGGCGCTTTTGGCTGGACGCTCGTTTGGGGGCTCGGCCCCTATCTTCTGAGTGGTGTGCTTGCGCCTTATGTCATTCACATCAAAAACATGATCCATTAA
- a CDS encoding DUF1344 domain-containing protein — MQYIVGLLFIIASLFSTVAMADDVEGKITGINQDKETITLDDGKTYKLPGEFDYSAINKGMKVIILYDEADDTRFVTDIQEAP, encoded by the coding sequence ATGCAGTATATTGTGGGACTGCTCTTTATCATTGCTTCGCTCTTTTCGACCGTTGCAATGGCAGATGATGTTGAAGGTAAGATCACCGGCATCAATCAAGATAAAGAAACAATCACGCTTGATGACGGCAAGACCTATAAGCTGCCGGGCGAGTTTGATTATTCCGCTATTAACAAAGGCATGAAGGTTATCATTCTCTATGATGAAGCCGACGACACGCGCTTTGTCACCGATATTCAAGAAGCGCCGTAA
- a CDS encoding exodeoxyribonuclease VII small subunit, with the protein MVTEPSNTDIAVMSFEDALKQLEKIVDALERGDVPLEESIRIYERGEALKKHCDTLLKSAEDKVEKIRVGRDGQPVGTEPLDAE; encoded by the coding sequence ATGGTAACCGAACCGTCCAACACCGACATTGCAGTTATGAGCTTTGAGGACGCCTTGAAGCAGCTTGAGAAGATCGTCGATGCTCTGGAGCGGGGCGATGTGCCGCTTGAAGAATCGATCCGCATCTATGAGCGCGGCGAAGCGCTGAAGAAACATTGCGATACGCTGCTCAAATCTGCGGAAGACAAGGTCGAAAAGATTCGCGTTGGTCGCGATGGGCAGCCTGTGGGCACAGAACCGCTCGACGCGGAATAA
- a CDS encoding GlsB/YeaQ/YmgE family stress response membrane protein — MSIISWIILGLIAGFIGSKVVNKSGQGLFFDIALGIVGAIVGGVLSSTLFGRGVTGAFDPISLIIAIIGSILVLWAYHKITGKRSIG; from the coding sequence ATGTCTATAATAAGCTGGATTATTCTAGGTTTGATCGCCGGCTTCATCGGCAGCAAAGTCGTCAATAAAAGCGGTCAGGGACTGTTCTTCGACATTGCATTGGGCATTGTCGGGGCCATCGTTGGCGGCGTTCTTTCTTCAACACTGTTTGGTCGCGGTGTCACTGGCGCATTCGACCCCATCAGCCTGATCATTGCTATTATCGGATCGATCCTTGTCCTGTGGGCCTATCACAAGATCACAGGCAAGCGTTCCATCGGCTGA
- a CDS encoding YidB family protein produces MGSYDDNSKNSPIPGGSLAKPVLIALGALLVGKMLKGHSDEPEKPASIPDQSAPQQADSGGGLLGGILGGLGGLLGGALASGSASSAPAVPGPLGGGLGGLLDQLKQAGLGDKVDSWIGQGDNHQIEPGQLGDALGNKTLSEIAAHAGIDQQELLNQLSQVLPGLVDKLTSNGQVPDTNELSRLLHKR; encoded by the coding sequence ATGGGAAGTTATGACGACAATTCCAAGAACTCGCCGATTCCCGGCGGCAGCCTTGCCAAGCCGGTTCTGATAGCGCTCGGCGCGCTGCTCGTTGGCAAGATGCTGAAAGGGCATAGCGACGAGCCTGAAAAACCTGCCTCGATTCCAGATCAATCTGCGCCACAACAGGCGGATAGCGGCGGCGGCTTGCTGGGCGGAATTTTGGGTGGCCTTGGTGGCCTGCTTGGTGGCGCCCTTGCAAGTGGTAGTGCGTCATCCGCACCGGCAGTACCCGGTCCGCTAGGTGGCGGTCTGGGTGGCCTCCTCGATCAGCTCAAGCAGGCAGGTCTTGGCGATAAGGTCGATTCGTGGATCGGCCAGGGCGACAATCATCAGATTGAACCCGGCCAACTCGGCGATGCGCTTGGCAATAAAACATTGAGTGAAATTGCAGCTCATGCCGGTATTGACCAGCAGGAACTGCTCAATCAGCTCTCACAGGTGCTGCCTGGTCTGGTGGATAAGCTGACCAGTAATGGGCAGGTGCCTGACACCAACGAATTGTCGCGCCTGTTGCACAAAAGGTAA
- a CDS encoding histone deacetylase family protein, translating into MTTRLYWHPTYLEHIVPPGHPERPDRIRALMSELEGPDFYRLDRVQAPMASQDAILLAHSESYIDEIRKQIPDPVDDEEAPQPINKLGVDTYVSPKSWEAALLAIGAATTAVDDVFSGQADNVFVASRPPGHHAELATAMGFCLFNNVAIAARHAQRNHGAERIAIVDWDVHHGNGTQDIFQDDPSVLFCSTHQFPLFPGTGRKDEVGVGNIVNAPLSPNTGSREFREAFNSRVLPALDNFQPDLILISAGFDAHFRDPLSEINLDEADFDWATGKLMERAERFCNHRLVSVLEGGYDLEGLSQSASSHITRLLKG; encoded by the coding sequence ATGACAACACGGCTTTACTGGCATCCGACCTATCTAGAACATATCGTGCCGCCCGGACATCCCGAGCGGCCCGACCGTATTCGTGCTTTGATGAGCGAACTGGAAGGCCCGGATTTCTACCGTCTTGATCGGGTGCAAGCGCCAATGGCATCGCAAGACGCCATTCTGCTCGCGCATTCGGAAAGCTACATCGATGAGATCCGCAAGCAGATTCCCGATCCGGTTGATGACGAAGAAGCACCGCAACCAATCAACAAGCTTGGTGTCGACACTTATGTGAGTCCCAAAAGCTGGGAAGCAGCGCTTCTGGCAATTGGTGCGGCTACCACTGCGGTTGATGACGTGTTTTCGGGGCAGGCTGACAATGTCTTCGTCGCCTCGCGCCCGCCCGGGCATCATGCCGAACTGGCAACCGCCATGGGCTTTTGCCTGTTTAACAACGTCGCTATTGCCGCACGTCATGCGCAGCGCAATCATGGAGCGGAACGCATCGCGATTGTCGATTGGGACGTACATCACGGCAACGGTACACAGGATATTTTCCAAGACGATCCAAGCGTTTTGTTCTGCTCGACCCATCAGTTTCCGCTGTTTCCCGGCACAGGCCGGAAAGATGAGGTGGGTGTGGGCAACATCGTCAATGCACCACTCTCGCCCAATACTGGCAGCCGCGAATTTCGCGAGGCATTTAATAGTCGTGTATTGCCTGCTTTGGACAACTTCCAGCCAGATTTGATCCTTATTTCAGCTGGCTTCGACGCGCATTTCCGCGATCCTCTTTCCGAGATCAATCTCGATGAGGCGGATTTTGACTGGGCGACGGGCAAGCTCATGGAACGTGCAGAACGTTTCTGCAATCACCGTTTGGTGAGCGTGCTTGAAGGTGGATATGATCTTGAGGGCTTGTCGCAGTCCGCGTCTTCCCATATTACGCGGCTGTTGAAAGGATAA
- a CDS encoding pirin family protein, whose translation MSFFPCPDPVLGDKTSVDAIETLVIPRTSDIGGLEVRRALPTVKRRLVGPFIFFDRMGPAVLKDGDALDVRPHPHIGLSTVTYLFDGHIRHRDSLGTEMVIKPGDVNLMTAGRGIVHSERSPEEERNGPLSISGVQTWLALSEQFEEIDPHFYHTNAPDLPLMEDREFNGRLIIGSMHGVSSPVIQHAETLYADIEVLPGGRFHIPPTTEERAIYTLRGNVGIGGDVFPPDRLLAFRPGDDIVVQAGPEGAHFMLFGGAALGSKRYVWWNFVSSSRERIEQAKEEWRTGRFDIVPGDEEEFIPLPE comes from the coding sequence ATGAGCTTCTTTCCCTGTCCTGACCCGGTGCTTGGTGACAAGACATCGGTTGATGCAATCGAAACGCTTGTCATTCCGCGCACCAGCGATATTGGCGGGCTGGAAGTGCGTCGTGCTTTACCCACTGTGAAGCGACGGCTTGTTGGGCCCTTTATTTTCTTTGATCGCATGGGACCAGCAGTGCTGAAAGATGGCGATGCGCTTGACGTGCGTCCGCATCCGCATATCGGTCTTTCGACTGTGACTTATCTGTTCGATGGTCATATCCGCCATCGTGACAGCCTCGGCACGGAAATGGTGATCAAGCCGGGCGATGTGAACCTCATGACGGCAGGTCGTGGCATTGTCCATTCCGAGCGTTCGCCTGAAGAAGAACGCAATGGTCCGCTGTCGATTTCCGGCGTGCAGACATGGCTGGCGCTGTCCGAGCAATTTGAAGAAATCGACCCGCATTTTTATCACACCAATGCGCCAGATCTGCCATTGATGGAAGATCGTGAATTTAACGGACGTTTGATCATCGGCTCCATGCATGGTGTTTCATCACCGGTCATCCAGCATGCCGAAACACTTTATGCAGATATTGAAGTGCTGCCCGGCGGGCGCTTTCATATTCCGCCAACCACGGAAGAACGCGCGATTTATACGCTGCGTGGCAATGTCGGCATTGGTGGCGATGTGTTTCCGCCGGACCGTTTGCTGGCTTTCCGTCCGGGTGACGATATTGTCGTGCAGGCCGGGCCTGAGGGCGCGCATTTCATGCTGTTTGGCGGTGCGGCTCTTGGCTCGAAACGTTATGTCTGGTGGAATTTCGTGTCGTCTTCCAGAGAGCGCATTGAGCAGGCCAAGGAAG